A single region of the Brachypodium distachyon strain Bd21 chromosome 3, Brachypodium_distachyon_v3.0, whole genome shotgun sequence genome encodes:
- the LOC100841043 gene encoding uncharacterized protein LOC100841043 — MESSISSTCGICNGDMGRAGVSGFKAECSHQFHSRCVSGSLRLVCPLCSARWRELPSFRSSRSKSTPKPPPAPAALPFFRPMEPRVFDDDDPVLRPPRPPPPGDRRHGSPGATSSGSSAEVVALTTHCQYSALARDAAHDDFAVLLHARAPGTGARARAPLDLVTVLDVSGSMVGIKLALLKQAMGFVVDSLGPADRLCIVSFSSGAARLMPLARMSDGGKALARRAVESLAAGGGTNIGAALRKAAKVFDDRLHRNAVASVILLSDGQDTYTVPRRGRDDEVNYEELVPPSLFMDSSTGDRSSSAPVHTFGFGTDHDAAAMHTVAEATGGTFSFIEDEAEVQDAFAQCIGGLLSVAVQGLRVDVACAHADAGVRVRSVNSGRYRSRVDADGRAASIDVGELYADEDRRFLLLLDVPRARGATPDDVITHLMKVTCAYRDVATGRVFTNVAGVDAAVPRPASSSRAVSGERSEEVERERVRLEATAGMAAARVAAERGAHAEAGEMLRGTQRVVARSGDATLAALSGELREMRARVADRRRYELSGRAYVLAGLSSHAQQRATSRQVRSCDGERETMTRRGGTAMSTASSSYVTPAMVEMMNRSRRSREMTARVQQQRSKSANY, encoded by the coding sequence ATGGAGAgcagcatcagcagcaccTGCGGCATCTGCAATGGCGACATGGGCCGTGCCGGCGTCAGCGGCTTCAAGGCGGAGTGCTCCCACCAGTTCCACTCCCGCTGCGTCTCCGGGAGCCTCCGTCTAGTCTGCCCGCTCTGCAGCGCGCGGTGGCGCGAGCTCCCGTCCTTCCGCTCGTCCAGGTCCAAGAGCACGCCCAAGCCGCcacccgcgccggcggccctGCCGTTCTTCCGGCCGATGGAGCCACGCGtgttcgacgacgacgaccccgtgctccggccgcctcggcctcctcctcccggtgACCGACGCCATGGGAGTCCGGGCGCCACGTCCAGTGGATCATCAGCGGAGGTGGTGGCGCTCACCACGCACTGCCAGTACTCTGCTCTTGCGCGTGATGCGGCGCACGACGACTTCGCCGTGCTCTTGCACGCCAGGGCTCCGGGAaccggcgcgcgcgcgcgtgcgccGCTCGACCTGGTGACCGTGCTGGACGTGAGCGGCAGCATGGTGGGGATCAAGCTGGCGCTGCTGAAGCAGGCTATGGGGTTCGTGGTCGACAGCCTGGGCCCCGCCGACCGCCTCTGCATCGTGTCCTTCTCGTCCGGCGCGGCCCGGCTGATGCCGCTCGCGCGCATGTCGGACGGCGGGAAGGCCCTGGCGAGGCGCGCCGTGGAGTCCCTCGCCGCGGGGGGCGGGACCAACATCGGCGCCGCGCTGCGCAAGGCCGCTAAGGTGTTCGACGACCGGCTGCACCGGAACGCCGTCGCCAGCGTCATCCTCCTCTCGGACGGGCAGGACACGTACACCGTGCCCAGACGCGGCCGCGACGACGAAGTCAACTACGAGGAGCTCGTGCCGCCTTCGTTGTTCATGGATAGTAGCACCGGCGACCGGTCGTCCTCCGCGCCGGTGCACACGTTCGGGTTCGGGACCGACCAcgacgcggcggcgatgcACACCGTGGCCGAGGCTACGGGCGGTACGTTCTCCTTCATCGAGGACGAGGCGGAAGTCCAGGACGCGTTCGCGCAGTGCATCGGCGGGCTGCTCTCGGTCGCCGTCCAGGGCCTGCGCGTGGACGTCGCGTGCGCGCACGCCGACGCGGGCGTGCGCGTCCGGTCGGTCAACTCCGGCCGCTACAGAAGCCGCGTGGACGCGgacggccgcgccgcctccatcgACGTCGGCGAGCTGTACGCGGACGAGGACAGGCGGTTCTTGCTGCTCCTGGACGTGCCAAGAGCCCGAGGCGCCACCCCCGACGACGTTATTACCCACCTGATGAAAGTCACCTGCGCGTACCGAGACGTGGCGACCGGACGGGTATTCACGAACGTGGCCGGCGTGGACGCGGCAGTGCCGAGGCCCGCCTCGTCCTCGCGGGCGGTGAGCGGGGAGCGGTCGGAAGAGGTCGAGCGGGAGCGCGTCCGGCTGGAAGCGACGGCCGGCATGGCCGCGGCGCGCGTGGCTGCGGAGCGGGGCGCGCACGCGGAGGCCGGGGAGATGCTCCGCGGCACGCAGCGAGTCGTGGCGCGGTCGGGAGACGCCACGCTCGCGGCGCTGTCGGGCGAGctgcgggagatgcgcgcgcGCGTGGCGGACCGGAGGCGGTACGAGCTGTCCGGGCGCGCGTACGTGCTCGCCGGGCTGAGCTCGCACGCGCAGCAGCGCGCAACGTCGCGGCAGGTTCGCTCTTgcgacggcgagcgcgagACGATGacgcgccgcggcggcacggcgaTGTCTACGGCGTCGTCCTCGTACGTGACGCCGGCGATGGTGGAGATGATGAACCGGTCGCGGAGATCGCGGGAGATGACGGCGcgggtgcagcagcagcggtcAAAGAGCGCAAACTACTGA
- the LOC100828210 gene encoding WD repeat-containing protein WDS homolog, with product MDLPESSVSHAAAQTEPTTRRLGARGLVDREEFVRLIAQSLYSLGYRKTAATLEAESGVPLYPPEHDRLLFDVMSGRWDACTAVIDSLAGISDRNRAVAEFLVWRGHFLELLGIGDDGVRLATEVLWRRIAPLGIDRRCVHWLARAIVSCEGAVAPDAVAEWRIGLFLDLVEALPPWLRVPSGRLEHLVETAVIQQVASCIFHNLPDEVTLFEDHKCLEEQIPSECAQILCAHKNEVWFVRFSNDGNYLASSSSDCTAIIWKVEEDDTLTKKYCLEGHKKPISFVVWSPNDRMLLTCGNGESLKLWNVKTGECCHKFGASVDRIIASCAWFPNSEKIVCASSEPESSPNVIFTCDLEGQELEVWAGERIPKVSDLAVTPDGQHLICVCPNEIWIRELRKGREWKIPEREMISSLCVSGDGQSMIVNLNSQEIHLWKTNGSSSVPDKFKGHKQGKFVIRSCFGGSDSLFIASGSEDSQVYIWKRCMEMPIKVLHGHSMTVNCVSWNPTRPQMLASASDDCTVRIWLAHKAHNLT from the exons ATGGACCTGCCCGAGAGCTCTGTCTCCCATGCCGCGGCTCAGACCGAGCCGACCACGCGCCGTCTTGGCGCGCGCGGCCTCGTTGACCGCGAGGAATTTGTGCGGCTTATCGCACAATCTCTGTACTCGCTGGGTTACAGGAAGACGGCCGCCACGCTCGAGGCGGAGTCCGGTGTGCCACTGTATCCCCCGGAGCACGACCGCCTCCTGTTCGACGTAATGTCTGGTCGCTGGGACGCATGCACAGCAGTTATTGACTCGCTTGCCGGCATTAGCGACAGGAACCGTGCGGTTGCGGAGTTTTTGGTGTGGAGAGGGCACTTCTTGGAGCTGCTGGGGATTGGAGATGATGGGGTACGTCTTGCGACGGAGGTTCTCTGGCGCCGGATAGCCCCTCTTGGCATTGACAGAAGATGCGTGCACTGGCTGGCACGTGCAATTGTCTCGTGCGAGGGGGCGGTTGCGCCAGATGCTGTGGCTGAATGGAGGATTGGCCTTTTCTTGGATTTGGTCGAGGCGTTGCCGCCATGGTTACGCGTGCCAAGCGGGCGGCTTGAGCATTTGGTGGAGACTGCAGTTATTCAGCAGGTTGCTTCGTGTATATTTCATAATCTGCCGGATGAGGTCACTCTATTTGAGGATCACAAGTGCCTTGAAGAGCAGATCCCTTCCGAGTGTGCGCAG ATATTATGTGCTCATAAGAATGAAGTGTGGTTTGTAAGATTCTCAAATGATGGAAACTACCTGGCATCGTCTTCAAGTGATTGCACGGCCATCATATGGAAG GTGGAAGAAGATGATACATTAACCAAGAAGTACTGCCTCGAGGGTCACAAAAAACCtatttcttttgttgtgtGGAGCCCAAATGATAGAATGCTGCTCACATGTGGTAATGGGGAATCTTTAAAACTGTGGAATGTTAAGACTGGTGAATGCTGCCATAAATTTGGAGCTTCAGTGGACCGCATCATCGCTTCATGTGCATGGTTTCCAAATTCAGAGAAAATAGTATGTGCCAGCTCTGAACCTGAAAGTTCTCCAAATGTGATCTTCACTTGTGACCTAGAAGGTCAAGAACTGGAAGTGTGGGCTGGAGAGAGAATACCTAAAGTCAGTGATCTTGCTGTGACACCTGATGGCCAACATTTAATCTGTGTATGTCCTAATGAAATCTGGATCCGAGAACTTCGGAAGGGGCGGGAATGGAAAATTCCTGAGCGGGAGATGATTTCATCTCTTTGTGTCTCAGGTGATGGACAGTCAATGATTGTCAACCTTAATAGCCAGGAAATTCATTTGTGGAAAACCAATGGAAGTTCTAGCGTGCCAGATAAATTCAAGGGGCACAAGCAAGGAAAATTTGTGATTAGATCTTGCTTTGGGGGATCAGACTCTCTGTTCATTGCTAGTGGCAGTGAGGATTCACAG GTCTACATTTGGAAACGATGCATGGAGATGCCAATAAAAGTCTTGCACGGCCATTCGATGACTGTAAATTGTGTAAGCTGGAACCCTACCAGGCCCCAGATGTTGGCCTCCGCAAGTGACGACTGTACTGTTCGAATATGGCTAGCGCACAAAGCTCACAATTTGACTTGA